A single region of the Rhizobium grahamii genome encodes:
- a CDS encoding YoaK family protein — MKNIPLPILLSLNGGYVDTAGFLALQGLFTAHVTGNFVTLGATVATGNAGALPKLLALPFFCLIVLLIRIVGVCLHRRQLPVLRPLLAIKLVLLIAAGAFAVHHGPFTDPNGVATLLMGLMLIAAMATQNALHRVHLTKSPPSTLMTGTTTQIMIDLGEMIAGVSGENTAAARARMLRMSVSVGAFALGCGLAAAAYIVSPSWCFVLPPVLAAFAFVAHVATPEGD, encoded by the coding sequence ATGAAGAATATCCCGCTACCGATCCTCCTCAGCCTCAATGGCGGCTACGTTGACACGGCCGGCTTTCTCGCGTTGCAGGGGCTGTTCACAGCGCATGTGACGGGCAACTTCGTGACCCTCGGGGCGACCGTTGCGACAGGCAATGCCGGCGCCCTGCCGAAGCTGCTCGCGTTGCCGTTCTTCTGCCTGATCGTCTTGCTGATCCGTATTGTCGGCGTGTGCCTTCACCGGCGTCAGCTGCCGGTCCTGAGGCCGCTCCTGGCGATCAAACTCGTGTTGCTCATTGCCGCCGGCGCCTTTGCCGTTCATCACGGACCGTTCACCGATCCGAACGGTGTTGCCACGCTGCTGATGGGATTGATGCTGATTGCCGCGATGGCGACGCAGAACGCGCTGCATCGCGTCCACCTCACCAAGTCGCCACCGTCGACGCTGATGACCGGAACGACGACGCAGATCATGATCGATCTTGGCGAAATGATTGCCGGCGTGAGTGGCGAGAATACTGCCGCAGCCCGCGCTCGTATGCTGCGGATGAGCGTCAGCGTGGGTGCCTTTGCGCTCGGATGCGGTCTTGCCGCCGCGGCTTACATCGTCTCGCCGAGCTGGTGCTTCGTCCTTCCTCCAGTGCTTGCAGCCTTCGCCTTTGTCGCGCACGTCGCAACTCCGGAAGGCGACTGA
- a CDS encoding helix-turn-helix domain-containing protein, producing the protein MTKIRRELGGRETADVELPASNAYFLMLYLDDAWHSDIRPDGSRAPVRLYEKGSICLVDLRNPTAITLHSNLHALAFVLPRSLFDEVADISTSTKLHRLRCRRGEPDSVLGNLAVALLPLFENANMSPPALLQHLAAAVCAHLLHDYSDETLRNGVADSSLSVGQEKAAKEFMLDNLGKELSVPAIAAAVGLSVNHFSQEFRRATGFTPHQWLTRMRVDRAKELLQQRAMPLKAISDDCGFSDQSHFTKVFSRQTGVTPATWRSAWLN; encoded by the coding sequence GTGACGAAAATCAGGAGAGAGCTTGGCGGCCGGGAAACGGCTGACGTCGAGCTGCCCGCATCCAATGCCTACTTCCTGATGCTGTATCTGGATGACGCCTGGCATTCCGATATACGGCCGGATGGTTCGCGCGCGCCCGTGCGGCTCTACGAAAAGGGATCGATCTGTCTGGTCGATCTTCGCAACCCAACGGCCATCACCCTGCACAGCAATCTGCACGCTCTGGCTTTCGTCCTGCCGCGCTCGCTCTTCGACGAAGTCGCTGACATCTCGACATCGACAAAGCTGCATCGGCTGCGCTGCAGGCGAGGGGAGCCGGATTCGGTTCTCGGCAATCTTGCCGTGGCCCTGTTGCCGCTGTTCGAAAATGCGAACATGTCGCCACCGGCGCTGCTGCAGCATCTGGCGGCGGCCGTCTGCGCGCATCTGCTCCACGACTACAGCGATGAGACTTTGAGAAATGGCGTTGCCGACAGTTCCCTCTCCGTGGGGCAGGAGAAGGCGGCCAAGGAATTCATGCTGGATAATCTCGGCAAGGAGCTTTCGGTCCCCGCGATCGCCGCGGCGGTTGGTCTGTCGGTCAATCATTTCTCGCAGGAATTTCGAAGGGCGACCGGCTTTACGCCGCACCAGTGGCTGACACGCATGCGGGTCGATCGCGCCAAGGAATTGCTGCAACAGCGCGCCATGCCCTTGAAGGCGATTTCCGACGATTGCGGGTTTAGCGACCAGAGCCATTTTACCAAGGTTTTCTCGCGCCAAACCGGCGTGACGCCTGCGACGTGGCGTTCGGCCTGGCTAAACTGA
- a CDS encoding DoxX family protein, whose protein sequence is MQGVSYGASERSSSRRLKLIPFLGLLLLCSAYIQGPIVKITDFPAAIAEMNHFGLSPAPLMAVGVILFELVASALVISGFLRWAAAGALALFTLLATFIALRFWELPVGMERAMAMNGFFEHLGLVGAFLLVAWQDLLKKPARS, encoded by the coding sequence ATGCAAGGCGTTTCATACGGCGCTTCCGAGCGTTCTTCTTCGCGCCGCCTGAAGCTCATCCCGTTCCTTGGCTTGCTGCTCTTGTGCTCCGCCTACATCCAGGGGCCGATCGTGAAGATTACCGACTTTCCCGCCGCTATAGCCGAAATGAATCATTTCGGCCTGTCGCCGGCGCCGTTGATGGCGGTTGGCGTGATCCTCTTCGAACTTGTTGCCTCAGCGCTTGTCATATCCGGTTTTCTTCGCTGGGCCGCCGCAGGCGCCCTGGCACTCTTCACGTTACTAGCGACATTCATCGCTCTCCGATTCTGGGAGCTGCCTGTCGGGATGGAGCGTGCGATGGCAATGAACGGCTTCTTCGAGCATCTTGGGCTTGTGGGCGCGTTCCTGCTCGTCGCGTGGCAAGATCTTCTCAAAAAGCCCGCCCGCTCGTAA
- a CDS encoding sulfocyanin-like copper-binding protein, with protein sequence MSKFVACAAFVVASAFFALPAFAEQTVKVMEDGEGGSAMSLKIDKASVPAGETVFTVHNSAMTEEHEMVLVKLNSADQVVPVIKSKHRIDEKKLKSIGEVSDLKPGADGQLKAKLAPGAYLLLCNIKGHYEAGMQARLTVTP encoded by the coding sequence ATGTCTAAGTTCGTAGCTTGTGCCGCCTTTGTCGTTGCTTCCGCATTCTTTGCGCTTCCCGCCTTCGCCGAACAGACGGTGAAGGTCATGGAAGATGGTGAGGGCGGTAGCGCAATGTCGCTCAAGATCGATAAAGCGAGTGTCCCGGCAGGGGAGACGGTGTTTACGGTTCACAACAGTGCAATGACCGAAGAACACGAAATGGTCCTCGTGAAGCTCAATTCCGCAGATCAGGTCGTACCCGTCATCAAGTCCAAGCATCGGATAGATGAGAAGAAACTGAAGAGCATCGGTGAAGTATCCGATCTGAAACCCGGTGCGGATGGCCAGTTGAAGGCAAAGCTTGCTCCCGGGGCCTATCTCCTCCTTTGCAATATCAAGGGCCATTACGAAGCAGGCATGCAGGCTCGCCTGACCGTTACGCCGTGA
- a CDS encoding helix-turn-helix domain-containing protein — translation MFKETTKAARKNVAQCATLTVAAMTITRFNGGGGEPPALPVAKRAEVFDVIMHLKDVKSLRLWHGESLVHDGGWARGELIIADRREQWRLEHLSAFDCLQFSIQMSAIRDFAAGVGRPQFTDLQCKLKTRDEVILGLAQALIPALEQPRLSSPLFLEQISLAILTHLGQTYGGVHIPIRRKGALAPWQEKRATEFLSAHLGAQLSVTELAQACNLSRSYFIKAFKETFGKTPYRWLTEYRVAQAKDLLISGASIAEVANICGFSDQSHLTRVFSEVAGEPPGNWRRYNRIDTRSGTAQP, via the coding sequence GTGTTTAAAGAGACCACAAAGGCTGCCCGGAAAAACGTCGCCCAATGCGCAACGTTGACCGTTGCGGCGATGACGATCACCCGGTTCAATGGCGGAGGGGGCGAACCTCCCGCATTGCCGGTCGCGAAGCGCGCCGAAGTCTTCGATGTCATCATGCATCTCAAGGACGTCAAAAGCCTTCGGTTGTGGCATGGCGAGAGCCTCGTGCACGATGGCGGTTGGGCGCGGGGCGAGCTGATAATCGCCGATCGCAGGGAGCAGTGGCGGCTGGAACATTTGTCGGCTTTCGATTGCCTGCAGTTTTCCATCCAGATGTCGGCGATTCGGGATTTTGCGGCCGGTGTCGGCCGCCCGCAATTCACCGACCTCCAATGCAAACTGAAGACGCGCGACGAGGTTATTTTGGGCTTGGCGCAAGCGCTCATCCCGGCGCTCGAACAGCCCCGGCTTTCAAGCCCGCTTTTTCTCGAACAGATCAGCCTCGCCATTCTGACCCATCTCGGCCAGACCTACGGCGGTGTGCATATTCCGATCCGCAGGAAAGGCGCGCTTGCCCCCTGGCAGGAAAAGCGCGCGACGGAATTCCTCTCGGCACATCTTGGCGCGCAGCTTTCCGTTACGGAACTTGCGCAGGCATGCAACCTGTCGAGAAGTTATTTCATCAAGGCGTTCAAGGAGACATTCGGCAAGACGCCTTATCGATGGCTGACCGAATATCGCGTCGCTCAGGCAAAGGACCTGCTGATTTCGGGGGCGTCGATCGCGGAGGTCGCGAATATCTGCGGCTTTTCGGATCAGAGCCACCTGACGCGGGTTTTCTCCGAGGTTGCCGGCGAGCCGCCGGGCAACTGGCGCCGCTATAACCGCATCGATACGCGTTCCGGCACCGCTCAACCATAA